CGCCTCATCGTCGAAATATTGACCCCTCTTTTGGAGGAATCCTCGACAGGAGAAAAATGCCGTTTATACTACCGGGTCCTATCCCCGGATACACTTAAGGAGCACTACTTGGATGAATTATGCCGAAACCCGGCAGAAACACTGTGCCTTTGGCTGGATGAAGGGCAAAGGCCCGCTGGCCCCCAGATAAGTTTTCCGGAAATACTCCGGGAGAACAGCTATCTTGACAGCCGGTTTTTCGCATTACAGGGGAAACCCTTTTCCGGCTTGGCCTGTGCCGAGTCTGAATCTCTCCGGGCATTCCTTGTGGAAAAACGGATGACCGTTGTCGCCTTGTCTGGTTTTAGGGAAGACGATGAATCCCTGGGAGGATTACTGGCTTTTTTTCAGCTCCTGGCCTGTTTCAACGCCTGGCTCAGGGGAGTTGATCTGTTCAACGACCCTTCCCGGGTAGAAGCCGACGGAAAAGCCTGGGATCATTTTTTTTGGAACATCGGGGTACCCGGGTAAAGATACCGTGATAGGCCGGGGTTATGAAAAAATTTTTCTATGGCAACCGATAGGAAGGATGCAACGATATGATACGCATCGCAGGTGACCTTCACGTTCATACCGTGGCCAGTGGTCATGCGTACAGCACCGTTTTGGAAATAGTCCACACCGCCCGGCGCAAGGGACTGAGCGTTGTGGGCGTCGCCGACCACGGCCCGAGTATGCCCGGGGGACCTTCCCTGGTCTATTTCGAGGCTTGTGGTCACTTTCCGCGACAGGTGGCAGGCGTGACGCTTTATTTCGGAGCGGAAGTAGATATTCTCGATGAAAAAGGGACCCTCGATCTTCCGGATTGGGTCCTGAAAAAGATGGACTATACAATTGTTTCCTTTCATCCTCATGTGCGTCCGCCTGGAGACCGGGAAACGAATACGCAGTCACTTTTGAAGGTATTGATGAATCCGCTGGTTAATATTATCGCTCATGCCGGAAATCCAAAGTATCCTTTTGACTATGAGCGGGTAATCGACCGGGCGGTAGAGGCCGGAAAGGTTTTTGAGATCAATAACAGCTCTTTTTCGGTAAGCCGTAAAGGTAGTTGGGAAAATTGCCGACTGATCGCCCAAGAAGTCATGAAACGGGGCGGTTCGGTTCTGGTTTCCAGTGACGCGCATTTTTGTGAAGAAATTGGAGAATATCACGACGCCTTGGCTCTACTTGAAGACATCGGCTTTCCGGAAGAACGGATCCTGAATATGCGTGAAGAATCTCTCAAGGTCTTCGTAGAACAACATACCGGTCGGCGCCGACGGGCATAAGCCGGTTCGTTGATTCAAAAAGTATATTATTCATAAAGAGGTGATCTGATGAATGCAGGGGATACGACCAGCTGGCCCGCCAACAGTGCCGCGGAATGGAAGTGGAGTATAGGGCAATGAGCAAAAGGTTGTTGCCTTTACGAGTTAACAATCACCGATCATGCTTAAGTATTGAGGAGATCCTTCATGGCCGCGACAATTATTGATGGCAAAGCAATATCGGCACAAATCCGCGCAGAACTCCGACCTAAAGTCCATGCCCTGACTGAAGCAGGCTTCCGTCCCGGTTTGGCGGTTATTCTGGTCGGTGAGAATCCGGCAAGTGAGGTATATGTCCGGAACAAGGAACGGACCTGCGAGAAACTCGGAATTCTATCGGTCAAACACCATCTGTCCGCGAAAACATCGCTCTCCGAGCTGCGGACATTGATCGATGACCTGAACAACGACCACCGGATTCATGGAATACTCGTCCAGCTTCCTCTACCCGGGCATCTCGATGAACGCGATATTCTCTATTCCATCTCTCCCGAAAAAGACGTTGACGGATTCCATCCCTATAACCTGGGTCGCCTGATGATCGGCGATCCGGTTTACTTACCCTGCACTCCCTGGGGAATCCAGGAGATGCTCGTTCGGTCAGGTGTTGAAGTATCGGGGAAAAACGTCGTTATTTTCGGTCGAAGCAACATCGTGGGAAAACCCCTGGCGATGATGCTGGTTCAGAAATCGGCCGGTGCGAACGCAACAGTCACTCTTTGCCATACCCGAACGAAAGATCCCCTGATCTATACGAAAAATGCCGACATTCTTGTAGCCGCCGTTGGTTCACCCGGCATGGTCACAAAAGAGATGGTCAAAGATGGCGCAGTGGTTGTCGATGTGGGCATCAACTCGGTGGACAGGCGCTTGGTTGGAGATGTCGACTATGAGCAGGTTTCCCAGGTCGCCTCGTTGATCACTCCGGTACCGGGTGGTGTCGGTCCGATGACCATTGCCATGCTTATGGCCAATACGGTTCGTTCAGCGGAAAGAACCCGACAAAAAAATTTGGTCCACTGATCGTGATCCGGCAACGGCGCTTGGTGGCGTCGACTTTGATTTTTGCATATTCCCGGAAACCGGGGATTGACCAGAAGCAGTTTGCCTTGATTTTCAAAGGTGATAAAATAAAGGCGGTCAAGTGATGATCAAAAAAATAGCCGTTTTGTCCGACACCCATATTCCAGTCCAGGCTGACGATCTCTCTGATCGAGTATGGAGGATGATCGAAGGGGCGGACATGGTTCTCCATGCCGGAGACTTGGTGGCTGTTCGCTTGCTGGACCGTCTTGAAACCATTGCTCCGGTGAAAGCGGTACAAGGGAATAAGGATGATGAAGAGGTGAAGAGACGACTTCAATCACTGCTTGTTTTTGAACTGGCTGGAATAGCTTGGGGAATGACTCATGGTACAGGTTCTCCCGCAGGGATCATCGAGAGAGTCCAGGGAATGTTCTTGAAGGGACCTCCCCAGATCGTCGTTTTTGGTCATACCCATCAGCCTCTCATCGAACATCGTGGCCAAACTGTTTATTTCAATCCCGGAAGCCCGACTGATACTGCATATGCGCCATATCGGTCAATCGGGTTCATCGAAACCGATCATGGATCGATACGGCGGATGGACATTGTTTGTGTTTGATCGAAAAGAGCCGGTTGGAGTTTTATTATCGAGTCTACCGTTTTGCGATCCATTCTCAAGGGAAGACCAGATGGAAAGGGGAAGGGACTGATGTATAATCGGGAGACTTTGGCCATGATTTTAGCCGGTGGAGAAGGCAGAAGACTGGGTATACTGTCAGAGAAAAGGGCTAAGCCCGCCGTGCCCTTCGGGGGAAAGTATCGCATCATTGACTTTTGCTTGAGCAATTGCGTCAATTCCGGGATTTACTGCCTGGGGGTCTTAACCCAGTACAATCCCCATTCCCTGCATGATCATATCAAAACCGGCAAAGCTTGGGATCTCGACCGCGTGGCTGGTGGAGTTTTTCTGTTACAGCCCTATATCGGTGATGAATTGACCAACTGGTATCGGGGTACCGCCGATGCGATCTACCAGAACCTCCGGTTTATCAGAAACCATCAGCCTCGCTGGGTTTTGATCCTTTCCGGTGACCATATCTATACTATGGACTACCGGAAGATGATACGTTTTCATATCGGACGGGGTGCCGATTTGACCTTGGGAGGCATTGAGGTTCCCTGGAAAGAAATTCAGCGCTTCGGAATCATGACCGTTGACGAAGAGGGTCGGGTCAAGAGTTTTTTGGAAAAACCGACGCAGGCCGAAAGCAACTTGGCGAGCATGGGAATCTATATCTTTAACCGGGAGATTCTGGAAGAAGAAATGGAGCGCGAGGCCAGTTGCACAGAAACATCGTTTGATTTCGGAAAAGACCTGCTTCCCCGCCTGATTCAAACCAGAAAGGTTTATGCCTATACCTTCAAAGGATATTGGAAAGACGTCGGCACACTGGACGCTTATTGGGCCGCCAATATGGAATTACTGGAAAGTGAGATATCTCATGAATTTACCGACCGGACTTGGCCGATTTACACGCCGGTCGAGGATCGGCCTCCGGTGAAGTTCGGGCCGTCGGCCTCGGTTGCCTCGAGTATTATCGGTGACGGGGCTATCATTAACGGGAAGGTCCGGCATTCGATTATTTTCGGGGGAGTCTATATCAGCGAAGAGGCGGAAATTACCAATTCGATTATCATGAACGATGCCCGGATGGAAAGAAAAGCATGCATCGACCGGACCATTATCGACAAGTTAGTAGTGGTTGGTGAGTCTGCTCAAGTCGGTTGGGGTTTGGATATGACCCAGAACCTCAAAGATCCCGATGTCTTATACAGCGGTCTGAGTGTTATCGGTAAAAATACGCGAATACCGGCCGGTATCCGGATCGGCCGAAATTGCCGCATCGGAGCCGACCTTGTTCCGGAAAGTTTCCCTTCGCTTATCGTGGAGAGCGGACAGAGCGTGGAACTGGACCGTTAAATGCCTTACGGCAGAGTAATGCGAAAGTGGGAATTAGATTTCACGGGAAGGGACAACACGAAGCGCTTCGCGCTGAAATGGGGGGGAATAATCATGAAAAAAAGGCTTTGGGTGATAATCTGCCTGGCGCTTTTTATGTTCCTGTGGCCTGTAGCGCGGCAGAGTACGGCACAGGCTTTCAAGTTCGAATTGGCGGCCGGTGAAGAACGGTCGATTGATTTTCTACCGATTTCCCCCTTCGTTTCCCTATTGCCCGATCGGGGAAATTATGCATCGTATACGGTGGGTGACCGAATAACCTTGCAATATGAAAGCATGATAGACGGCTTTGTCAGTATTTTTAATTATACACCGGATGGCCTGGTCAGGATTATAGTCAACAACAAGCGGGTGTTGGCCGGAGAAAAAAATCTGTTTCATGGGTTGGCTTCCGAACCGATCGGGACCGAACGCTTTTTGATTCTGCTCGCGACTTGGGTCATCCCTGACCGGATTCTGACTGAAGCGATGCGTTATCCCTCTCGTATCGGTGAAATCATTGGAGAACGCGTCTATCTCAATCGGGGGATTATCGAAGTGGTGCCCCGCTGGGAAAAAACACGGCCAATTCTCCGGTTCGATCTAATCCCCTCGGAGATTCCTGCCGGTGGCCAGGTGAGGATCAGGGCCTTTCTGATGGATAAGGAAGGAAACGTCCTAGTCAATCGGCGAATACAGTGGGAAGCCGATGAAGGCAGCCTGGATCATTATCAAACCTTTACGACTACTGAAGGTGGCACCGAAACCTGGTTTCGGGCTCCTCGCTTTTTGGAAAGTGTTGATGTGCGGGTGCGAGCTGTATTCGAAGGAGATATGCTTTACCTGGGGACCGATGCTGTGGTGTCTTTCACCGTCAGTCCCGAGCGACTGCAAACTCAGACGACTTTGACGCCGGAGAGCTTCCATGTAGCTAGTGGTGAGCAAGTCGACTTCCAGGTCGAAGTTCTGGATCTGCGGGGAATACCGGTGGAAGGAAGAACGATTCGCTGGTTGGCCAGTCGGGGTCATTGGGAAAATGAACTGACCCGGACCGATCCTTCCGGTAAAACCGCAAACCGCTGGTATGCTCCCCGGGTTGACACAAGGGAGACTGTGGAACTCAAGGCGCTTTTTGAGGGAGTCAGGAATTTTCTTCCCTCGGAAGACATTTCCTATGGAACAGTCAGTGGAATAGGGGTTTTTACCGGTTTGTCAACGTATTATCTTGACTTTGGAGGTGGTAAGCCCACCACCAACTTCGAAAATTTGACTTATCGGGGTGAACTTATACACGGTTTTTCCATCAATCCCATCTATTCCTTGAAAATGCTTCCGGAACAATTTACCGAGGTCCATTTTCACCTTTCTTCACCGCTCAAGGCCGGTGCCTTGTACCTCTGGGGTCAGTCCGAGGATAAAAGTATACTGGAGATCTTCCTGAACGATCAGAAGGTTTTTTCCGGGCCGACGGGAAGGGGAAGGCTCACCCCCCTGGAAAGCAATTCATTCTTTCTGACGGATTTTTTACGGCCAGGGCTCAATCGCCTGCGCATCGAATTGAAACCTTTTGAAAACCAGGGAAATTTTTTCCTGCAGAGACT
This Atribacteraceae bacterium DNA region includes the following protein-coding sequences:
- a CDS encoding phosphatase → MIRIAGDLHVHTVASGHAYSTVLEIVHTARRKGLSVVGVADHGPSMPGGPSLVYFEACGHFPRQVAGVTLYFGAEVDILDEKGTLDLPDWVLKKMDYTIVSFHPHVRPPGDRETNTQSLLKVLMNPLVNIIAHAGNPKYPFDYERVIDRAVEAGKVFEINNSSFSVSRKGSWENCRLIAQEVMKRGGSVLVSSDAHFCEEIGEYHDALALLEDIGFPEERILNMREESLKVFVEQHTGRRRRA
- the folD gene encoding bifunctional methylenetetrahydrofolate dehydrogenase/methenyltetrahydrofolate cyclohydrolase FolD, with protein sequence MAATIIDGKAISAQIRAELRPKVHALTEAGFRPGLAVILVGENPASEVYVRNKERTCEKLGILSVKHHLSAKTSLSELRTLIDDLNNDHRIHGILVQLPLPGHLDERDILYSISPEKDVDGFHPYNLGRLMIGDPVYLPCTPWGIQEMLVRSGVEVSGKNVVIFGRSNIVGKPLAMMLVQKSAGANATVTLCHTRTKDPLIYTKNADILVAAVGSPGMVTKEMVKDGAVVVDVGINSVDRRLVGDVDYEQVSQVASLITPVPGGVGPMTIAMLMANTVRSAERTRQKNLVH
- a CDS encoding YfcE family phosphodiesterase — its product is MIKKIAVLSDTHIPVQADDLSDRVWRMIEGADMVLHAGDLVAVRLLDRLETIAPVKAVQGNKDDEEVKRRLQSLLVFELAGIAWGMTHGTGSPAGIIERVQGMFLKGPPQIVVFGHTHQPLIEHRGQTVYFNPGSPTDTAYAPYRSIGFIETDHGSIRRMDIVCV
- a CDS encoding glucose-1-phosphate adenylyltransferase, which codes for MYNRETLAMILAGGEGRRLGILSEKRAKPAVPFGGKYRIIDFCLSNCVNSGIYCLGVLTQYNPHSLHDHIKTGKAWDLDRVAGGVFLLQPYIGDELTNWYRGTADAIYQNLRFIRNHQPRWVLILSGDHIYTMDYRKMIRFHIGRGADLTLGGIEVPWKEIQRFGIMTVDEEGRVKSFLEKPTQAESNLASMGIYIFNREILEEEMEREASCTETSFDFGKDLLPRLIQTRKVYAYTFKGYWKDVGTLDAYWAANMELLESEISHEFTDRTWPIYTPVEDRPPVKFGPSASVASSIIGDGAIINGKVRHSIIFGGVYISEEAEITNSIIMNDARMERKACIDRTIIDKLVVVGESAQVGWGLDMTQNLKDPDVLYSGLSVIGKNTRIPAGIRIGRNCRIGADLVPESFPSLIVESGQSVELDR